A stretch of Terriglobia bacterium DNA encodes these proteins:
- a CDS encoding lipid-binding SYLF domain-containing protein — protein sequence MKKVFSFAVAALLFCTGAQAQQHEADRLRHAGEVLMEILNIPDNIPKTVLDKSECVIVIPSVKKLALGVGANYGRGAMTCRGGGTFTGAWGPPAMVALEGGNIGFQLGGQATDFVLLVVNPKGIDSILKSKVKLGADAAAAAGPKGRDAQAATDVLMHAEILTYSRSRGLFAGISLDGSTLRPDNSATEKVYGRKVSARDVVIGHRVGTPVAGRLMVNTLQKASPRNLSDPKSLREAGAEEKK from the coding sequence ATGAAGAAGGTTTTCAGTTTCGCAGTCGCAGCACTTCTGTTTTGTACCGGCGCGCAGGCCCAGCAGCATGAAGCCGACCGCCTCCGCCATGCCGGCGAAGTCCTGATGGAAATCCTGAACATCCCAGATAACATTCCCAAGACCGTTTTGGACAAATCAGAATGCGTGATCGTGATTCCCTCAGTGAAGAAACTCGCCCTCGGCGTTGGCGCAAACTATGGCCGAGGTGCCATGACGTGCCGCGGCGGAGGCACGTTTACCGGCGCTTGGGGCCCGCCCGCGATGGTTGCACTGGAAGGCGGCAACATCGGCTTCCAACTCGGAGGACAGGCCACGGACTTTGTGCTTTTGGTTGTGAATCCAAAGGGCATAGATTCCATCCTGAAGAGCAAGGTTAAACTGGGCGCTGATGCCGCAGCCGCCGCCGGGCCAAAAGGCCGCGACGCCCAGGCTGCCACGGACGTCCTGATGCATGCTGAAATTCTTACTTATTCGCGCTCACGCGGACTTTTTGCCGGCATCTCTCTCGATGGTTCAACTCTTCGTCCGGACAACAGCGCCACGGAAAAAGTCTATGGCAGAAAAGTTTCCGCGCGCGACGTTGTGATTGGCCACAGGGTAGGAACGCCAGTCGCTGGGCGGCTCATGGTGAATACGCTGCAGAAAGCATCGCCCAGGAACTTATCAGATCCCAAGTCACTGCGCGAAGCCGGAGCCGAGGAGAAGAAATAA
- a CDS encoding GNAT family N-acetyltransferase, with the protein MYGIRGFPGRPSYPFFEQKYPHQLEMVRPSFLGIVDVPPATDGYALRQLCSGDEGPYDDLFHLAFADEGRFQETIERTLPGGFFVVEHLASRELVASCVAMRGSSSPRHKAGQLGWLVTDPSHTRKGLGTIVSASVTNRFVEEGYERPFLGTEDFRIAAISIYLNLGWRPHIYRNDMEPRWRSIYGRLGREFLRD; encoded by the coding sequence ATGTATGGAATACGTGGGTTCCCTGGTCGGCCATCGTATCCATTCTTTGAACAAAAATACCCGCACCAACTGGAAATGGTGAGGCCGTCGTTTCTGGGTATTGTAGATGTGCCGCCGGCCACGGATGGCTATGCTCTGCGCCAGCTTTGCAGCGGCGATGAAGGCCCGTACGATGATCTGTTCCACCTGGCTTTTGCCGATGAAGGTCGATTCCAGGAAACGATCGAAAGGACATTACCTGGCGGCTTCTTTGTTGTCGAGCACTTGGCCTCACGTGAGCTTGTAGCTTCATGTGTCGCCATGCGCGGCAGTAGTTCACCCAGGCACAAGGCCGGACAACTGGGTTGGCTGGTCACTGATCCGTCACACACGCGAAAGGGCTTGGGGACAATCGTCTCCGCATCGGTGACGAACCGATTTGTGGAGGAAGGCTACGAGCGCCCATTTCTTGGAACGGAAGACTTCAGGATTGCCGCAATTTCAATTTACCTCAATCTTGGATGGCGTCCTCACATTTACCGCAACGATATGGAACCTCGCTGGCGGAGCATCTATGGCCGTCTGGGACGCGAGTTCCTGAGGGACTGA
- a CDS encoding sialidase yields the protein MMIARYRLSLVRSIAVLILLCAFCMMAAAQTPAPVRYDSGTISGLAARNIGSATMGGRISAIEAVDENGKITVFVGSASGGVWKSINGATTFKPVFDREPVQSIGAVAIDPSNHKNVWVGTGETWTRNSVSIGNGIYKSTDGGENWTNMGLKDSERIARILVDPKDSNTVYACATGHLWNDNDERGVYRTTDGGANWKKVLAGANGSTGCGMLTSNSQEPKTIYASMWDFRRQGWTFRSGGPGSGLFKSTDGGDHWTEIAPSNSQGLPEKPYGRIALAVAPSKPNVVYAMIESKQSALYRSDDAGKSWKKMDASQYMVWRPFYFANLIVDPKNENKVFKVDLLLLVSVDGGRSFSSTANTHSDNHAVWIDPSNTNLVYDGDDGGFWSSTDGGTRWARAWNLPTAQFYHVSVDNANPYHVYGGLQDNSTWVGDSSYPGGISNSRWENVYGGDGFWAFEDPSDPDYIYAESQGGEIGRVNRHTLSGQGIKPQPQYNEKKLRFNWNTPIHMSPNEKGTIYIGAQFLFRSRDHGVSWERISPDLSTNDPEKQKQEESGGITVDNSAAEMHTSIYSISESPKNGQLIWVGTDDGNLQITRDGGKHWTNVVDKVPNLGKNSWVSTVTASRFNEGTAYATFDRHTFGDMKPYLYKTTDFGNTWTPLVNDASGVTGYAHVITEDTVDSNLLFLGTEFGLWISIDGGKQWAQYKGSGFPAVAVRDIVVQPRESDLVLATHGRGIWIIDDISSLRALTPDLMAQDAVLLDSTSVQYLTSNGGWPEGDATFSGQSRTQDAFITYYQKTRHIFGDMKIEIIDPDGKVMDTVAGSKHRGINRATWSMRLKPPTVPPAASAAFGASTGPRVLPGTYTVKMTKGDKVYTSKLKLVLDPRAPYNEQDRRQQFDLVMKLYNMMGRMSFAVDSMVNLRDAANARAAKLPANDPLRKNVQELSQQADALRSKIVATKEGGAITGEERIREYVTNVYSDVNSYDGKPTNSQIERTDGLGRELDDVIKELDQLTTRQLPAINSGLQKKKLEPIQPLTQQQWEKMHQGNTGSQPGMMGMRDRD from the coding sequence ATGATGATTGCCCGCTATCGCCTGTCCCTTGTGCGCTCGATCGCTGTGCTTATTCTCTTGTGTGCGTTCTGCATGATGGCCGCGGCCCAGACGCCCGCGCCGGTGAGATACGATTCCGGCACCATCTCCGGATTGGCGGCAAGAAACATTGGCTCAGCCACCATGGGCGGACGGATTTCCGCCATTGAGGCCGTGGATGAAAACGGCAAGATCACCGTCTTTGTGGGATCAGCCAGTGGAGGCGTATGGAAGTCCATCAATGGCGCCACAACTTTCAAACCGGTGTTTGACCGTGAACCTGTACAGTCGATTGGAGCCGTGGCCATTGATCCTTCCAATCATAAAAATGTCTGGGTGGGAACGGGCGAAACCTGGACCAGAAACAGCGTTTCCATTGGCAACGGGATTTACAAATCGACCGATGGCGGCGAGAACTGGACCAACATGGGATTGAAAGACTCAGAACGCATCGCGCGCATCCTGGTTGATCCCAAAGACAGCAACACGGTTTACGCTTGCGCCACCGGTCACTTGTGGAATGACAATGATGAGCGTGGCGTCTATAGGACCACGGATGGCGGCGCGAATTGGAAAAAAGTTCTGGCCGGCGCCAATGGCTCGACCGGCTGCGGGATGCTGACTTCCAATTCGCAGGAGCCGAAAACGATTTACGCGTCCATGTGGGACTTCCGCCGCCAGGGATGGACATTTCGCTCTGGTGGTCCGGGCAGCGGATTGTTCAAGAGCACAGATGGTGGAGACCACTGGACGGAAATCGCACCCAGCAACAGCCAGGGACTACCGGAAAAGCCCTACGGAAGAATTGCGCTGGCAGTAGCTCCGTCCAAGCCAAACGTTGTTTACGCCATGATCGAATCAAAGCAGAGCGCGCTGTACCGCTCAGACGATGCGGGCAAAAGCTGGAAAAAGATGGATGCCAGCCAGTACATGGTGTGGCGGCCCTTTTATTTTGCCAACCTGATTGTCGACCCCAAGAATGAAAACAAGGTCTTTAAGGTAGACCTGCTGCTGCTGGTCAGCGTGGATGGCGGACGCAGCTTCAGTTCAACAGCAAACACGCACAGCGACAACCACGCCGTGTGGATTGACCCAAGCAATACCAACCTGGTTTATGACGGTGATGACGGCGGATTCTGGAGCAGCACTGACGGCGGCACCCGTTGGGCACGCGCATGGAACCTGCCAACCGCGCAGTTCTATCACGTAAGCGTTGACAATGCGAACCCATACCACGTTTACGGTGGACTGCAGGACAACAGCACATGGGTGGGAGATTCATCCTACCCTGGCGGCATCAGCAATTCGCGCTGGGAAAACGTTTATGGCGGCGACGGCTTCTGGGCATTTGAAGACCCGTCTGATCCGGACTACATCTACGCGGAGTCGCAGGGCGGAGAAATCGGAAGAGTCAATCGGCACACGTTGAGCGGTCAGGGCATCAAGCCCCAGCCGCAATACAACGAAAAGAAGCTGCGCTTCAACTGGAACACGCCGATCCACATGAGCCCGAATGAAAAAGGGACAATCTATATTGGCGCGCAGTTCCTCTTCCGCTCGCGTGACCACGGCGTTTCATGGGAACGCATTTCACCTGACCTTTCCACCAACGATCCGGAGAAGCAGAAGCAGGAGGAGTCCGGCGGCATTACCGTGGACAACTCTGCGGCTGAGATGCACACGTCAATCTATTCAATCAGCGAGTCGCCAAAAAATGGCCAGTTGATCTGGGTGGGCACCGACGACGGCAACCTGCAGATTACGCGCGATGGCGGAAAGCACTGGACGAACGTGGTGGACAAAGTCCCGAACCTGGGCAAGAACTCATGGGTATCCACGGTGACTGCCAGCCGATTCAATGAAGGCACCGCATATGCCACGTTTGATCGCCACACGTTTGGCGACATGAAGCCCTACCTTTACAAGACAACCGACTTCGGCAATACGTGGACTCCGCTCGTGAACGACGCCAGCGGCGTAACTGGATATGCGCACGTCATTACGGAAGACACAGTCGACTCCAATCTGCTATTCCTGGGAACCGAGTTTGGCTTGTGGATCTCCATTGATGGAGGCAAGCAGTGGGCGCAATACAAGGGCAGCGGATTCCCTGCCGTGGCAGTGCGCGACATTGTGGTTCAGCCCCGCGAATCTGATCTGGTATTGGCCACGCACGGGCGCGGCATATGGATCATTGATGACATTTCATCGTTGCGTGCTCTCACGCCGGATTTGATGGCCCAAGACGCTGTCCTGTTGGATTCCACCAGTGTTCAGTACCTGACTTCCAACGGCGGCTGGCCGGAAGGCGATGCCACATTCTCCGGTCAAAGCCGCACACAGGACGCTTTCATCACCTACTACCAGAAGACCCGGCATATTTTTGGCGACATGAAGATTGAAATTATCGATCCGGACGGAAAGGTGATGGATACCGTTGCGGGCAGCAAGCATCGCGGCATCAATCGGGCAACATGGTCAATGCGGTTGAAACCGCCAACCGTTCCGCCCGCAGCCAGCGCTGCATTCGGCGCTTCTACGGGACCGCGCGTCCTGCCGGGAACCTACACCGTAAAAATGACCAAGGGCGATAAGGTTTACACGTCAAAGCTCAAACTGGTGCTGGATCCGCGCGCGCCCTATAACGAACAGGACCGCCGCCAGCAATTTGATCTGGTGATGAAACTTTACAACATGATGGGACGCATGAGCTTTGCCGTGGATTCCATGGTGAACCTGCGCGATGCTGCCAATGCACGCGCAGCTAAATTGCCGGCCAATGACCCCTTGCGCAAGAATGTGCAGGAGCTATCGCAACAGGCTGATGCATTGCGCTCCAAGATTGTGGCAACCAAGGAAGGCGGCGCAATCACGGGTGAAGAGCGAATCCGCGAATACGTGACAAACGTTTACAGCGACGTGAACAGCTATGACGGCAAGCCCACCAATTCGCAAATCGAGCGGACCGATGGGCTGGGCCGAGAATTGGATGACGTTATTAAAGAATTAGATCAACTTACAACCAGACAGCTGCCGGCCATCAATTCTGGACTGCAAAAGAAGAAGCTGGAGCCCATCCAGCCTCTGACGCAGCAGCAATGGGAGAAAATGCACCAGGGAAACACTGGCTCGCAGCCGGGAATGATGGGGATGCGAGACCGCGACTAG